From the Candidatus Polarisedimenticolia bacterium genome, the window CCTCTTCGCGGAACTTCACGGCCTCCTCGAAGTTCTGAAGCGCGATCGCCATTTCCTTCTCGCGCGAGACCTTCTTCAACTCCTGTTCCATCGCCCGCAGATCGCCTGGCAGGGCGTAGGCCTGCAGCTTGGCCCGGGACCCGGTCTCGTCGATCACGTCAATGGCCTTGTCCGGGAAGAAGCGGTCGGTGATGTACCGGTCCGCCAGCTTGACGGCTTCGGTGATGGCCTCTTCGGTAATCTCCACCCCGTGGTGGCTCTCGTAGCGATCGCGCAGGCCCTGGATGATGCGGATGGTCTCTTCCACGCTGGGTTGCTGCACGTAGATTGGCTGGAAGCGCCGCTTCAACGCCCCGTCCTTCTCGATGTGCTTGCGGTACTCGTCCAGGGTGGTCGCGCCGATGCACTGGATCTCCCCGCGCGAGAGCGCGGGCTTCAGCATGTTGGACGCGTCGATGGACCCTTCCGCCGCCCCGGCCCCGACCAGGGTGTGCAGCTCATCGATGAAGATGATGATGTTGCCCGCTTGGACGATCTCCTTCATGACGACCTTGAGGCGTTCCTCAAACTGGCCGCGGTATTTGGTGCCGGCCACGAGAGAGCCCAGGTCCAGCGCGATGACGCGACGGTTCAAGAGATTGTCGGGCACCTCCGCGCTCACGATCCGCTGGGCGAGGCCTTCGACGATCGCCGTCTTGCCGACGCCGGCTTCTCCGATCAGCACGGGGTTGTTCTTAGTGCGCCGGCTGAGGATCTGCAGCACACGCTCGATCTCGTCCAGGCGGCCGATGACCGGATCCAGCGAGCCCTCCTGCGCGAGATGGGTGAGGTCCCGCCCGAATTCATCCAGCGCCGGGGTATTGCTTTTCCGGTCGCGCTCCCGCGGCGAGCTCTTGCGTAGGAACGAGACGGTCAACTGGCGGGCGGTCAGGAGATTGGCGCCGAGGCTCCGGAGAATCTTCCCGCCGATGCCTTCTTCCTCGCGGAGCAGGCCCAACAGGAGGTGCTCGCCGCCGATGTGGTTGTGGCCCAGCAACCGGGCCTCTTCGACCGCGTACTCGATGACTTTCTTCACCCGCGGGCTGAAAGGGATCTCTCCGAAGGTCATCGTCGTGCCGCCTCCCGGCAGGTTCCGCTCGATTTCGAGACGGATCTGCTCGGTGGAGAGCCCCATCTTCTTCAGGATCATCAGGGCTACCCCGTCGGTCTCGCGAAGGATGGCCAGGACCAGGTGCTCGGTGCCCAGATAGTCGTTCTGGTGCCGCTCGGCCTCTTCGCGCGCCAAGACGATGATCTTTCTGCCCTTGTCGGTGAACCGTTCAAACATCCTGTGTCTCCTCCAGGTGGGCCGGGCCGTTCGTGGGGAACCCGTGACCGTATTCTAACGGGTGGTCGGGAGCGTGTCAAGGGCGCTCTCGAGCGACCACCGCCACACGGGTGCGACCACCGCAAGAATCACTGTAGGTACTACCCCGAAATCGCCTGCGTTGACACTC encodes:
- a CDS encoding ATP-dependent Clp protease ATP-binding subunit produces the protein MFERFTDKGRKIIVLAREEAERHQNDYLGTEHLVLAILRETDGVALMILKKMGLSTEQIRLEIERNLPGGGTTMTFGEIPFSPRVKKVIEYAVEEARLLGHNHIGGEHLLLGLLREEEGIGGKILRSLGANLLTARQLTVSFLRKSSPRERDRKSNTPALDEFGRDLTHLAQEGSLDPVIGRLDEIERVLQILSRRTKNNPVLIGEAGVGKTAIVEGLAQRIVSAEVPDNLLNRRVIALDLGSLVAGTKYRGQFEERLKVVMKEIVQAGNIIIFIDELHTLVGAGAAEGSIDASNMLKPALSRGEIQCIGATTLDEYRKHIEKDGALKRRFQPIYVQQPSVEETIRIIQGLRDRYESHHGVEITEEAITEAVKLADRYITDRFFPDKAIDVIDETGSRAKLQAYALPGDLRAMEQELKKVSREKEMAIALQNFEEAVKFREEEERLRKLLEDSKREWKKSQEKSRPVIAKEDVSYVVSKMTGIPLFKLEEEESQKLLRMEEALHKRVVGQEEAVSAVARSIRRSRAGLKESKKPIGSFIFLGPTGVGKTELARALAEFLFNTEDALIRIDMSEYQEKFSSSRLFGAPPGYVGYEEGGQLTEKVRRRPYSVVLFDEIEKAHPDLFNVLL